The following nucleotide sequence is from Komagataeibacter medellinensis NBRC 3288.
TCATGGAAATGGTGCGAAATGGCGGAGCATCCCCGCTGAACTGGGTTTACGGTGGCGGGCAGCGCAACTTTTCATCCGCTGAGCGAAGCGCGGCGTTACGGGAACGCCTGCTCGAACGGGTTCAAGAACAACACGGAGTGGCGTTCGGAATGACTTTTCTGGATGGCACAAACATCAGGGATCACCACAAGGTGGCGGAAGCCCAAAAAAAGGGCCTCTTTCGAAGAGCGAGACCATCGTGAAGCACCTGGCCGCTCTCGCGGCTGCTATGGCACAAAAGTCTGCGTGGCGTGAAGGCAGATGGAAAGGCGCCTGGCTTTGCCATAGCCGCCCGGTCAGGCCCATGAACTGCCATTGGCGCAGTCCTGCTTGAAAGCCTTTCCGCCATTCCCCTGCGGGTTGTGACGGACACGGGCTATGCGTCAGAGGCCTTGCGTGAGCGTATCCGGAACATGGGAGGTTGGCCGACCATTCCCGCGAAACGACGGAATGCACCGGTCGCCTGCCCAAAATGGGCCTATCGGTGGCGACAGCCTGTCGAGAACCTCTGGGCTCGCTTCAAGGAGTAGCGTGCAGTCACAACCAGATATAAAAAAACAGTAACGTCGTTTCTCGCGGTCATCCGCATTGCTGCCGCAGCAGACTGAATTAAGTCCTAACAGGGCCTATCTGATACATTTATTTCACTACATTCAAAATACCATGCACTCTATTTTTCTTTACATCAACTGGATATGGCTTTTGAATCCTAACAATGCTGCATCACGCAGGTTGGATTGGGCATTGGGGTGAATATAGTATTCGAACAGTGGGGTGAAGATAACGCCCGGCATGACATGTATGGCATAGTTCGCTTCCATGACGATGGTATTGTGCTGCACGCCGGTTGCATGGTTGGGCAAGCTGCTTCTGTTACCGTTATTAATCATGTCCTGTTCCGCCAGCGTCACGCCATCGGCAATTCGTGTATAGGTCAGGGCAAATCCCATCGTGTCATACGGGCGTGTACGGAAGGCACCCCGATTGAGCAGCGCCGCGTAAACAAGATATTTGCGCAGTGATGTACGCGGGTCGTTATAGATCATGCCAGACAGCGCGGTCAGGCCAGAATCCTTATTATGGTAATGCAGCAGACGCTGGTCAAACATCATCCATGTAGACCACGACGCCCCATGCCGCTGCCGCTTGCGGCCTGTCAGGGCGTAAGGCGCGCCATTCACATCAAGGTAATTGTCATCCTGCGGCGTGCTGAACAACTGTGCACCGAATTTATAATGCCCCGGCAACGTGCCATGACGAAAAACAGGTTCCCACGCAGTTTCTATCGGCGCGGTATAACCGATGATGTTTGCACCATTGAACTTGAACCCGGTCCGGTGCTGGAATACCTGATAAATGCCGTTTTCAATCGGGTACAGCCCGGTCTGCACATAGACGGAGCGCGCGGGACGGCCACGCACACGGAACCCCCATGTGGATGCGGGATAGCCAGCTGCAAAATTGGTGTCGGTAATGCCCTTGGGTCGGCCGCAGATACTGCCGTTCTGGAAGTTGCAAAACAGGGGACTGGCCGCAAAATCCGATATTTCGGCCATGCGGCCTGCGGCAATTGCCAGTCGCCCGCCTAGAAGCGTTTCCTCCCCATAGGCATAGACAAGATGGACCACCACGTTACCGCCGCCGCCATAATCTTCCGATGCATGGTTCAGCCAGTCCCCGAACATGCGGTTGGCGGTTGTACCATAACGGCCAACGGTCACCATATGGGTTGCAAATCCGTGCCAGCCCGCCAGCTTGTCCCAGTCCATATCAAGCTGCATGGCATACTGTCCGGCATTGCTGGCACCCTGTTTGTAATTGCTGAACCCCGGTGTAGTCCCGCGCGTAGGTGGCGTTATGGCACCCGCGAATTCGTTGGTATTATCCACAAGGAAATTAATTCCCCGGCGGCGCAGCCACTTTGAGACAGGATTGGGCGCCACCGCTTCAGGTTGGGAAAATGGGGGCACCCAGGTCTTGTGCGAATCATGCTTTGGCAACGGACGCGACACCAGCAGGCTGGGGGCCGAACCAATATCACGATCCATGACCTGTGCCCTAGCGGGTACAGCCCCAAATAGCACACAGCCGAGCGCAAATGGCAGCGCATACACGGCCGTGCGCGCGACATGATGCATGCGACCGACTGGTGGGCGCGCTGCGCGCACGCACACCGGATTTGCGGTAGCAGGAAACATGATGATGCTCCCCATTAATGTACGAAAATCGACGCTATAAGGCAGAAGACCAGTCCACATACGGCAATCAGCGTTTCCAGGACCGACCATGTCTTGATGGTCTGCGGTACAGTCAGGCCCAGATATTCCTTGATCTGCCAGAAACCGGCATCATTCATCGGGCCGAAGGCAACCGATCCCGCCCCGGTCACCAGCACCATAAGTTCGGGTGAAACCCCTGTACTATGTTCCAAGATGGGGGCGACAATGCCGGACGCTGTAGCCATCGCCACGGTGGACGACCCGCACGCCACACGCACGATGGCCGCCAGAACCCATGCCAGCACCAGCAGCGGCATATGGGCGCTAAGGGCGGCATCGGTAATGGCGCGCGATACCCCGCTGTCAATCAGCACCCGGCCAAAGCCGCCGCCCGCGCCGATCAGCAGCATGATAAGCGCCGTGGGACCAAGGCATTCATTGGTAAAGCGCAGGATGGTGGCAGCCGAAAATCCCTGCGCCACTCCCAGTACGTAAAAGGACAGCAGCGTTGCCAGCACAAGTGCTATGTCCGTATTGCCCACAAAATGCAGCACGGTATTGGCCGTACCCTGTACCGTTGTGATCCGGTCGGCCATCGACCCGACCAACATCAGGACAACAGGCGAAAGAACGGTAAAAACCGTCAGGAAAAAGCCCGGCATATTGGCTGCCGGTTCGTGTTTAACGAACTGCTCCGCCAACGGGTTTACACCGGTCAGTTGCACGCGGGCAGAGGCAAAGCGGCCAAAGATCGGCCCGGCAATCACTGCGATGGGGGTACCAATTATGATACCCAGCATGATCGTATGGCCAATATTGGCGTGATACGCGCTAAGAGCCAGCAACGCTGCCGGATGCGGCGGAATAAGCGCATGCGTGACCGACAGCGCCGCCCCCATGGGCAATGCCACCCGCAGCAGAGGCATATTGGTACGGTCTGCCAGCACGAATACCAGTGGGATGAGC
It contains:
- a CDS encoding carbohydrate porin, with the protein product MGSIIMFPATANPVCVRAARPPVGRMHHVARTAVYALPFALGCVLFGAVPARAQVMDRDIGSAPSLLVSRPLPKHDSHKTWVPPFSQPEAVAPNPVSKWLRRRGINFLVDNTNEFAGAITPPTRGTTPGFSNYKQGASNAGQYAMQLDMDWDKLAGWHGFATHMVTVGRYGTTANRMFGDWLNHASEDYGGGGNVVVHLVYAYGEETLLGGRLAIAAGRMAEISDFAASPLFCNFQNGSICGRPKGITDTNFAAGYPASTWGFRVRGRPARSVYVQTGLYPIENGIYQVFQHRTGFKFNGANIIGYTAPIETAWEPVFRHGTLPGHYKFGAQLFSTPQDDNYLDVNGAPYALTGRKRQRHGASWSTWMMFDQRLLHYHNKDSGLTALSGMIYNDPRTSLRKYLVYAALLNRGAFRTRPYDTMGFALTYTRIADGVTLAEQDMINNGNRSSLPNHATGVQHNTIVMEANYAIHVMPGVIFTPLFEYYIHPNAQSNLRDAALLGFKSHIQLM
- a CDS encoding GntT/GntP/DsdX family permease encodes the protein MSAAFAISLAVTAILAVIVLIARFRLNPFIVLFIVSITLALFAGMPADRVVASFENGAGHVLGHVGTVIALGTMLGKMLAESGGADRIALTISGFAGRERVDWAMMVIGLLIGLPVFFEVGFVLLIPLVFVLADRTNMPLLRVALPMGAALSVTHALIPPHPAALLALSAYHANIGHTIMLGIIIGTPIAVIAGPIFGRFASARVQLTGVNPLAEQFVKHEPAANMPGFFLTVFTVLSPVVLMLVGSMADRITTVQGTANTVLHFVGNTDIALVLATLLSFYVLGVAQGFSAATILRFTNECLGPTALIMLLIGAGGGFGRVLIDSGVSRAITDAALSAHMPLLVLAWVLAAIVRVACGSSTVAMATASGIVAPILEHSTGVSPELMVLVTGAGSVAFGPMNDAGFWQIKEYLGLTVPQTIKTWSVLETLIAVCGLVFCLIASIFVH